TACCCATCCGGACTTCAGCAGGCTTCTGCGAAATCGGCTTGTCCGGAAAGATGCGGATGAAGATACGGCCACCGCGCTTGATATGGCGCGAGATGGCACGACGGGCTGCTTCGATCTGGCGAGCAGTCAGACGACCACGCTCGGTGGCCTTCAGGCCGAACTCGCCGAAAGAGACATTGGCACCGCGGGTGGCGACACCCGTGTTGCGGCCCTTTTGTTCCTTACGGAACTTGCGACGCGACGGTTGCAACATTCCTTATTCTCCTTTTGCCGCCGGGGGTGCAGCGCGCACGACGCGCTTCACGCCAGGCTTGGCATCACCAGACGGTGCAGCCGATGCGCCATCAGCCGGGCCGCGACCGGCACCCGGGCCGCCACGACCAGCACCCGGACCACGACGGTCACCCGGACGGTCGCCACGCGGGTTGCGGCGGCGACGATCGTCTTCCGGACGATCTTCACCACGCATCACCGGCGCATCGCCGTTGGCCAGGCGATCGCCACGATAGACCCACACCTTGACGCCGATGACGCCGTAGGTGGTCTTCGCTTCGGCGGTGCCGTAGTCGATGTCCGCACGCAGGGTATGCAGAGGCACGCGGCCTTCGCGATACCACTCGGTGCGAGCGATTTCGATGCCGTTCAGACGACCGGCCGACATGATCTTGATGCCCTGCGCGCCCAGGCGCATCGCGTTCTGCATCGCGCGCTTCATGGCGCGGCGGAACATGATGCGCTTTTCGAGCTGCTGGGTGATCGATTCGGCGATCAGCTGCGCATCGACCTCGGGCTTGCGCACTTCCTCGATGTTGACGGCGACGGGCACCTTCAGCATCTTGGCCAGTTCGAGCTTCAGGTTCTCGATGTCCTCGCCCTTCTTGCCGATCACCACGCCCGGACGTGCCGAGTAGATCGTGATGCGGGCGTTCTTGGCGGGACGCTCGATGGTGACGCGCGAGACAGCGGCGTTCTTGAGCTTCTTCTTCAGGAACTCACGGACTTCGATGTCTTCGGCCAGCATGCCGGCGAAGTTGCGGTTGTTCGCATACCAGCGTGACGACCAGTTGCGCGTGACCGGCAGGCGGAACCCGGTAGGGTGGATTTTCTGTCCCATGGATTTCTACCTGCCTTGTCAGTTGCCAACGGTCACGTAGATGTGCGCGGTGGGCTTGCTGATGCGATTGCCACGGCCCTTGGCCCGGGCAGAGAAACGCTTCAGCGTGGCACCTTGCTCCACGTAGATCGAGGTGACGCGCAGTTCATCGATGTCTGCGCCGTCGTTGTGTTCGGCGTTCGCGATGGCGCTTTCGAGCGCCTTCTTGATGATGCCGGCAGCCTTCTTTTGCGTGAAGGTGAGGATGTCGAGCGCGAGACCGACCTTCTTGCCACGGATCAGATCCGCGACCAGACGGCCCTTGTCACATGACAGACGAACACCACGGACGATTGCTTGGGTTTCCATTGCATCGGCTCCTTAGCGCTTGGCTTTCTTGTCCGCGGGGTGACCCTTGAACGTACGGGTCAGCGCGAACTCGCCCAGCTTGTGGCCGACCATCTGGTCGGTCACGTACACAGGCACGTGCTGCTTGCCGTTGTGCACGGCAATCGTCACGCCGATGAACTCGGGCAGGATGGTCGAGCGACGCGACCAGGTCTTGACCGGCTTCTTGTCCTTGATGGCAACCGCCTTCTCGACTTTGGCGAGCAGGTGATGGTCGACGAAAGGACCCTTCTTGAGTGAACGAGACATTGCAGCGTTCCTCTCTTATTACTTCTTGCGACGCGAGACGATGAACGTCTGCGTGCGCTTGTTGTTGCGGGTGCGGTAGCCCTTGGTGAGGGTGTTCCACGGAGACACCGGCGCCTGACCTTCGCCGGTGCGGCCTTCGCCGCCGCCGTGCGGGTGGTCCACCGGGTTCATCGCCACGCCGCGAACGGTCGGGCGGATACCCAGCCAACGCTTCGCACCGGCCTTGCCGTACTGGCGCAGGTTGTGCTCTTCGTTGGAGACTTCACCGATGGTGGCACGGCAGTCGATGTGGATCTTGCGAACCTCACCCGAGCGCAGGCGAACCTGGGCGTAGATGCCTTCACGGGCCATCAGCGTCACCGAGGTGCCAGCCGAACGCGCGATCTGCGCACCCTTGCCGGGCATCATCTCGACGCAATGGAT
This portion of the Leptothrix cholodnii SP-6 genome encodes:
- the rplP gene encoding 50S ribosomal protein L16, coding for MLQPSRRKFRKEQKGRNTGVATRGANVSFGEFGLKATERGRLTARQIEAARRAISRHIKRGGRIFIRIFPDKPISQKPAEVRMGNGKGNPEYYVAEIQPGKVLYELNGVPEDLAREAFTLAAAKLPLRTTFVTRMFGT
- the rpsC gene encoding 30S ribosomal protein S3 codes for the protein MGQKIHPTGFRLPVTRNWSSRWYANNRNFAGMLAEDIEVREFLKKKLKNAAVSRVTIERPAKNARITIYSARPGVVIGKKGEDIENLKLELAKMLKVPVAVNIEEVRKPEVDAQLIAESITQQLEKRIMFRRAMKRAMQNAMRLGAQGIKIMSAGRLNGIEIARTEWYREGRVPLHTLRADIDYGTAEAKTTYGVIGVKVWVYRGDRLANGDAPVMRGEDRPEDDRRRRNPRGDRPGDRRGPGAGRGGPGAGRGPADGASAAPSGDAKPGVKRVVRAAPPAAKGE
- the rplV gene encoding 50S ribosomal protein L22; translated protein: METQAIVRGVRLSCDKGRLVADLIRGKKVGLALDILTFTQKKAAGIIKKALESAIANAEHNDGADIDELRVTSIYVEQGATLKRFSARAKGRGNRISKPTAHIYVTVGN
- the rpsS gene encoding 30S ribosomal protein S19; its protein translation is MSRSLKKGPFVDHHLLAKVEKAVAIKDKKPVKTWSRRSTILPEFIGVTIAVHNGKQHVPVYVTDQMVGHKLGEFALTRTFKGHPADKKAKR